From Actinopolymorpha cephalotaxi, one genomic window encodes:
- a CDS encoding SH3 domain-containing protein, translated as MRSAGPSPSRFVAVSRAGNRRRSRPVPPPSVFAVHDYRGGQDAYLAGPPPFCPPSAEDTTYKGRTLAALNVRRGPTTAAVIVGGLQENQVVTLLCKQVGQNVDGNSLWYKLGFRQWVTARYVANVGPAPRYCPPPIIVPPPGKPYLRAAFTERGAPSLNATLGRTLPANTVLTLRCKVYGGSVNGNSLWYKESNDEWVTAYYVNLNGAASPSFCGNGSLYKGQVTTSSLVVRSGPDTADPQVGSVSGNLNNLVCKVNGDSVDGNPLWYELTGGSNSGGRWVAARYVTNVGSAPPAC; from the coding sequence GTGAGGTCTGCGGGACCTTCGCCATCTCGGTTCGTCGCGGTCTCGCGGGCAGGAAATCGTCGCCGGTCAAGGCCGGTACCCCCGCCTTCTGTCTTCGCAGTCCACGACTACCGCGGCGGGCAGGACGCCTACCTGGCCGGACCACCGCCCTTCTGTCCCCCATCCGCGGAGGACACGACCTACAAGGGCAGGACCCTCGCCGCGCTCAACGTCCGGCGGGGACCGACGACGGCAGCCGTCATCGTCGGCGGCCTCCAGGAGAACCAGGTCGTCACGTTGCTGTGCAAGCAGGTCGGACAGAACGTCGACGGCAACTCGCTCTGGTACAAACTCGGCTTCCGGCAGTGGGTCACGGCGCGGTACGTCGCCAACGTCGGCCCGGCGCCGAGGTACTGCCCCCCGCCCATCATCGTTCCGCCCCCTGGCAAGCCCTACCTCCGTGCGGCCTTCACCGAACGCGGCGCACCTTCGCTGAACGCGACCCTCGGCAGGACCCTCCCGGCGAACACCGTGCTCACGCTCAGGTGCAAGGTGTACGGAGGCTCCGTGAACGGCAATTCGCTGTGGTACAAGGAATCCAACGACGAATGGGTCACCGCGTACTACGTCAACCTCAACGGAGCGGCGTCACCGTCGTTCTGCGGCAACGGCAGCCTGTACAAAGGCCAGGTCACGACCTCGAGCCTGGTCGTGCGCAGCGGCCCGGACACCGCGGACCCACAGGTCGGGTCGGTCAGCGGGAACCTCAACAACCTGGTCTGCAAGGTCAACGGCGATTCGGTCGACGGCAACCCGCTCTGGTACGAACTCACGGGCGGTAGCAACAGCGGCGGCCGATGGGTCGCCGCCCGGTACGTGACGAACGTCGGGTCGGCACCGCCGGCCTGCTGA
- a CDS encoding universal stress protein, whose product MISGHILVGLDRSSSSRHALQWAVAEANRLEAAVEPIHVECEADVDALLARSLDAALLVLGRLPETDVLDSSTTSRCLRLASCPVAVVPDVLVPEQADVAADGPQGWIDSLGERPVREVMSTEVLGVDSATDVETAWRMMLGAGFAHLPVMEQGRCVGVVHEADLLWRMHDWSRRGRAVLVADVARMPAPTVSKDLTVGEAAETLRGSVGDAVVVIDGEQVVGMLTAHDLHAALLRRPVPSRGPIVVGVDGSAGSRYALTWGLRYAGEANRGVLATSVSLLAPRPAYRTVPAPREEVASSGGAHKEVLDAALDQAVPSETPVRSMVVYGQPGPTLGALSAHAAALVIGSHGAGASPESLLGSASAYCVRNARCPVIVIPPSLVARESAHPATSRSAPFPS is encoded by the coding sequence GTGATCAGCGGACACATCCTCGTCGGCCTCGACCGTTCGTCGTCGAGCAGACATGCGCTGCAGTGGGCCGTCGCGGAGGCGAACCGACTGGAGGCGGCGGTCGAGCCGATCCACGTCGAGTGCGAAGCCGACGTCGACGCGCTCCTCGCCCGGTCGCTCGACGCGGCGCTGCTGGTGCTCGGGCGGTTGCCCGAGACCGACGTACTCGACTCCTCGACGACAAGTCGCTGTCTTCGCCTGGCATCGTGCCCGGTCGCGGTCGTACCCGATGTTCTGGTGCCGGAGCAGGCCGACGTGGCCGCCGACGGGCCGCAAGGCTGGATTGACAGCCTTGGTGAACGGCCCGTACGGGAGGTGATGAGCACCGAGGTGCTGGGAGTGGACTCCGCGACGGACGTGGAGACCGCGTGGCGGATGATGCTCGGTGCCGGGTTCGCCCACCTACCGGTGATGGAGCAGGGGCGATGTGTCGGCGTCGTTCATGAGGCCGATCTCCTCTGGAGGATGCACGACTGGTCGCGTCGCGGCCGGGCGGTCCTGGTGGCCGACGTGGCCCGGATGCCGGCGCCGACCGTGTCGAAGGACCTGACCGTCGGAGAGGCCGCGGAGACGTTGCGCGGAAGTGTCGGCGACGCGGTCGTGGTGATCGACGGGGAACAGGTCGTGGGAATGCTGACCGCGCACGACCTCCACGCGGCGCTGTTGCGGCGGCCGGTGCCGTCGCGGGGACCGATCGTCGTCGGCGTCGACGGGTCGGCGGGCTCGCGGTACGCGCTGACGTGGGGACTTCGGTACGCCGGGGAAGCGAACCGTGGCGTCCTCGCGACGTCGGTCAGCCTGCTCGCCCCGCGGCCGGCGTACCGCACGGTTCCGGCACCGCGGGAAGAAGTCGCCTCCTCCGGCGGTGCGCACAAGGAGGTGCTCGACGCCGCCCTCGATCAGGCGGTGCCGTCGGAGACGCCAGTGCGTTCCATGGTGGTGTACGGGCAGCCCGGTCCCACGCTGGGTGCGCTGTCCGCCCACGCCGCCGCCCTGGTCATCGGCAGCCACGGAGCGGGCGCGTCGCCTGAGTCCCTGCTCGGTTCGGCCAGTGCGTACTGCGTCCGCAACGCGCGCTGCCCCGTGATCGTGATCCCGCCCTCGCTGGTCGCGCGGGAGTCTGCGCACCCGGCGACCTCGAGGTCCGCCCCCTTCCCGAGCTGA
- a CDS encoding sulfatase family protein, with amino-acid sequence MSDRPNNQPNIVLIVGEDIGRIAGCYGDDYVRTPNLDRLAARGCRYDEAYSTYPVCAPSRSTMVTGQYPMKLGTHQMRSTLLHPPRLFTHELRDAGYHVSWPTKLDFNFEPTSGWRDDDEPWVDRLRTNAMPDRPWFAYVNLAITHESSMWPDVGEYAHREGLEHWDPNRPRPPRVTDPDGVPVPSYLPDTPVVRGDIARHADNIAELDRQVGQILDALDVSGQAGNTVVVFLADHGRGLPREKRWPYTAGIHMPLLVSWPGVIEPGSVSDRLVSWVDLAPTFCSIAGAAIPAHYDGSAFLGAAEAPPREHVFAARDRMDESFDLVRVVRDRRFHYVRNFFPQIPYCQRNVYMENMPTMQELRRLNAAGELHGSAAIFMSAAKPAEELYDVRTDPECVHNLADDPDHADVRARMAAELERFLASIDDLGAYPERDLVAKGLVADRIEEFRARLAPLPPEYQRGYPMAVLDPADLPPF; translated from the coding sequence GTGTCCGACCGGCCGAACAACCAGCCGAACATCGTGCTGATCGTGGGAGAGGACATCGGCCGGATCGCCGGCTGCTACGGCGACGACTACGTGCGTACGCCGAACCTCGACCGGCTGGCCGCGCGCGGATGCCGGTACGACGAGGCGTACTCCACCTATCCGGTCTGCGCCCCGTCCCGGTCGACGATGGTGACCGGGCAGTACCCGATGAAGCTCGGCACCCACCAGATGCGGTCCACGCTGCTGCACCCGCCGCGGTTGTTCACCCACGAGTTGCGCGACGCGGGCTACCACGTGAGCTGGCCGACCAAGCTGGACTTCAACTTCGAGCCGACGAGCGGCTGGCGCGACGACGACGAACCGTGGGTCGACCGGCTGCGCACGAATGCCATGCCGGACCGGCCGTGGTTCGCCTACGTCAACCTCGCGATCACGCACGAGTCGTCCATGTGGCCGGACGTGGGCGAGTACGCTCACCGCGAGGGCCTGGAGCACTGGGATCCGAACAGGCCCCGCCCGCCGCGCGTCACCGACCCGGACGGAGTGCCGGTGCCGTCGTACCTCCCGGACACCCCCGTCGTACGCGGTGACATCGCCCGGCACGCCGACAACATCGCCGAACTCGACCGGCAGGTCGGGCAGATCCTCGACGCACTCGACGTTTCCGGGCAGGCCGGCAACACCGTCGTGGTGTTCCTCGCCGACCACGGGCGTGGCCTGCCGCGGGAGAAACGCTGGCCCTACACCGCGGGCATCCACATGCCGCTGCTGGTCAGCTGGCCCGGCGTCATCGAGCCCGGCAGTGTCAGCGACCGGCTGGTGTCCTGGGTCGATCTCGCGCCGACGTTCTGCTCGATCGCGGGCGCGGCGATCCCTGCCCACTATGACGGCTCGGCGTTCCTCGGCGCCGCCGAAGCCCCGCCGCGCGAGCACGTGTTCGCCGCTCGCGACCGGATGGACGAGTCGTTCGACCTGGTTCGGGTCGTCCGCGATCGGCGGTTCCACTACGTGCGCAACTTCTTCCCGCAGATCCCGTACTGTCAACGCAACGTTTACATGGAGAACATGCCGACGATGCAGGAGCTTCGGCGGCTCAACGCGGCCGGGGAGTTGCACGGATCGGCAGCGATCTTCATGTCTGCGGCCAAGCCCGCCGAGGAGTTGTACGACGTACGCACCGATCCCGAGTGCGTGCACAACCTGGCGGATGATCCGGACCACGCCGACGTACGCGCCCGGATGGCCGCTGAGCTGGAACGCTTCCTCGCCAGCATCGACGACCTGGGCGCATATCCCGAGCGCGACCTGGTGGCGAAGGGTCTGGTCGCGGACCGGATCGAGGAGTTCCGCGCCCGGCTCGCCCCGCTGCCGCCGGAGTACCAGCGCGGCTACCCGATGGCCGTCCTCGACCCCGCCGACCTGCCACCCTTCTGA
- a CDS encoding SH3 domain-containing protein: MMRSRIRAAAIRLRMGRRGVRGIVTVAATALVSTVLLAAAPGAQAATTYQGRVTATVNVRSAPTTFASDVGTLRAGATVTLQCKVFGPSVGGNSVWYKLGTGRWVTARYVANVGTAPRFCGNGNEYDGRAAVALNVRSGPNTANAVVSSVPAGGYLALVCKVDSQSVDGNPRWYQLTGDGGGQWVAARYVTNVGTAPPYC, encoded by the coding sequence ATGATGAGGAGTCGCATCCGTGCCGCGGCCATCAGGCTGCGGATGGGTAGGCGCGGCGTCCGTGGCATCGTCACCGTCGCCGCGACGGCACTCGTTTCGACCGTCCTGCTGGCCGCGGCGCCAGGAGCTCAGGCCGCGACGACGTACCAGGGCAGGGTCACCGCGACCGTCAACGTCCGTAGCGCACCGACGACGTTCGCGTCCGACGTCGGCACGCTCCGGGCCGGGGCGACGGTGACGCTCCAGTGCAAGGTCTTCGGGCCTTCGGTGGGTGGCAACTCCGTCTGGTACAAGCTCGGCACCGGCCGGTGGGTCACCGCACGCTATGTCGCCAACGTAGGGACCGCGCCGCGGTTCTGCGGTAACGGCAACGAGTACGACGGACGGGCCGCGGTGGCCCTGAACGTGCGCAGCGGTCCGAACACGGCGAACGCTGTCGTGTCGTCGGTTCCGGCCGGCGGATACCTCGCGCTGGTCTGCAAGGTCGACAGCCAGTCGGTCGACGGAAACCCCCGCTGGTACCAGCTCACCGGTGACGGCGGTGGCCAGTGGGTCGCCGCGCGGTACGTCACCAACGTCGGTACGGCCCCGCCGTACTGCTGA
- a CDS encoding pentapeptide repeat-containing protein has translation MTDPRPWWRSPLLWTFVLAVVLLLAISGWLLTDATATRADALRTGGVAAGSVIALYALWLNDRRRQVEEHRQETERERFELALLQDERDRERVSDERFAKAVELLGGEADQVRVGALHVLAGLARSRPEYTQTVLDVLCAYLRRPWHGVGVDPEPETVGEDGRQKRHERQVRLTAQRLVIDLLPATGAPGPSFDLDLTGAWLEAFAPAGRRFGKLALHSATLAGDADFSGCEFAGFASFSLLVCGVEDPAGRFLCRQAVFAEGASFAGARFGSVADFQGAAATGPVSFEGAEFTGDADLCGMSFEGPLDLRRARFGRHVDLRFEVTPRSVSLYNTVVDERYEVRLPEDWKFVPLADGRTRIDIGAQG, from the coding sequence GTGACTGATCCTCGCCCGTGGTGGAGGTCGCCGCTGCTGTGGACGTTCGTGCTGGCGGTCGTGTTGCTGCTGGCGATCAGCGGCTGGCTGCTCACCGATGCGACGGCCACTCGTGCCGACGCGCTGCGCACCGGTGGGGTGGCGGCCGGCTCGGTCATCGCGCTCTACGCGCTGTGGCTGAACGACCGGCGCCGGCAGGTGGAGGAGCACCGGCAGGAGACCGAACGTGAACGCTTCGAACTCGCGCTCCTGCAGGACGAACGCGACCGGGAACGGGTGAGTGACGAGCGCTTCGCGAAGGCGGTCGAGCTTCTCGGTGGTGAGGCCGACCAGGTGCGGGTGGGTGCGCTGCACGTACTCGCGGGTCTCGCCCGAAGCCGCCCCGAATACACCCAGACGGTGCTGGACGTCCTGTGCGCCTACCTGCGGCGCCCCTGGCACGGCGTCGGCGTTGACCCTGAGCCGGAGACGGTCGGTGAGGACGGGCGGCAGAAGCGACATGAACGGCAGGTACGGCTGACCGCTCAGCGACTCGTCATCGACCTGCTGCCGGCGACCGGCGCTCCCGGCCCGTCCTTCGACCTCGACCTGACCGGTGCGTGGCTGGAGGCCTTCGCACCCGCCGGACGGAGGTTCGGCAAGCTCGCCTTGCACTCCGCGACGCTGGCCGGGGACGCGGATTTCAGCGGGTGCGAGTTTGCGGGGTTCGCGTCGTTCTCCCTGCTGGTGTGTGGGGTCGAGGATCCGGCTGGGCGGTTCCTGTGCAGGCAGGCGGTTTTCGCCGAGGGGGCGTCGTTCGCCGGTGCGAGGTTCGGTTCTGTGGCCGACTTCCAGGGCGCGGCGGCGACCGGGCCGGTGAGCTTCGAGGGCGCGGAGTTCACCGGGGATGCCGACCTGTGCGGCATGTCCTTCGAGGGGCCGCTCGACCTGCGCCGGGCACGGTTCGGCCGGCACGTCGACCTTCGCTTCGAAGTCACGCCGCGCAGCGTGTCGCTGTACAACACCGTTGTGGACGAGAGGTACGAGGTCAGGCTTCCCGAGGACTGGAAGTTCGTCCCGCTTGCCGACGGCCGCACCCGGATCGACATCGGCGCTCAAGGCTGA
- a CDS encoding Ig-like domain-containing protein: MVVSFVVLTDGTASAHRDGCHRWHSCPSDSGSYVCGDLGYTSECPKEAPDVEVPEFDPVPEVDDDPPVAPDLAEPVSGKGGKVSIAVSAERGSSIVVKGEDGSVVARGTGTGRPSKITFTAPTGEHTYTAEATDSSGNTSEASSPASITVDADKPELGPVTVTAARPEKLFSRIAFATEVGAKWTVTVAGSSQRAQGVAEGQVQADLWLPNGTYAVQVAARDAVGNVSTAKQRLVVSVPAPAVEIRRTTVDKVVPAVFEVAGSPRSQGTVVVPGADPARFKIGPDGRAAVSMKLEDGRYARATAQLTDWQGRKASAATGPFVIDTTPPRLSYKVDPESAKKGVLALKVATERNAHVELSGTLGGSRLRLNLRPDAAGVAKVNRSSEAGEYKLTLFAVDAAGNSTTTPVPVSIEAPLTLGGILALLVLMALVLLGIVLLWSRRARWAAWREKRRQAAAQRAQRRVEEATREAYRRALSDYEAARHSYVAEENAWVQRRRQLSSLLETAKYENGSPSNHAVDKLRSGERVLLTTTVAMLEERRKQGSKYLAETGSGRVVVTDRRVVFEGQKKREWAFDKLEYTHSAGPNALLMKVANRQALSGIRFVSDVERNRLLLEIAVADFSGRRHEVIRRVEGELAAHDRTRPQEPIRPEPPLTPGLEEPRNDRYSEAQALR, from the coding sequence ATGGTCGTCAGCTTCGTGGTCCTGACGGACGGGACGGCATCGGCTCACCGGGACGGCTGCCACCGATGGCACTCGTGCCCGTCCGACAGCGGGTCCTATGTCTGCGGCGACCTCGGCTACACCAGCGAGTGCCCCAAGGAGGCTCCGGATGTGGAGGTCCCGGAGTTCGATCCGGTTCCGGAGGTCGACGACGACCCGCCTGTAGCACCCGACCTGGCGGAACCTGTTTCCGGTAAGGGCGGGAAGGTCTCGATCGCGGTCTCCGCCGAACGAGGCTCGAGCATCGTCGTCAAAGGCGAGGACGGCAGCGTCGTCGCGAGGGGAACGGGAACCGGTCGCCCCTCGAAGATCACCTTCACGGCGCCGACCGGTGAGCACACCTACACGGCGGAGGCGACCGACTCGAGCGGAAACACGAGCGAGGCGTCGAGCCCGGCAAGCATCACGGTGGACGCGGACAAGCCGGAACTCGGTCCGGTCACCGTGACCGCGGCCCGGCCCGAAAAGCTCTTCTCCCGGATCGCCTTCGCGACGGAGGTCGGTGCGAAGTGGACCGTCACGGTCGCCGGAAGCTCCCAGCGGGCGCAAGGTGTTGCCGAGGGACAGGTTCAGGCTGATCTGTGGCTTCCCAACGGGACCTATGCCGTTCAGGTTGCGGCTCGCGACGCGGTAGGGAACGTCTCGACGGCGAAGCAGAGGCTCGTCGTCTCCGTGCCTGCTCCCGCCGTGGAGATCCGTCGTACCACCGTCGACAAGGTCGTGCCGGCAGTCTTCGAGGTCGCTGGTTCGCCGAGAAGCCAGGGGACGGTGGTCGTTCCGGGTGCAGATCCTGCTCGGTTCAAGATCGGGCCGGACGGTCGGGCCGCAGTGTCGATGAAACTGGAGGACGGCAGGTACGCGCGTGCGACCGCGCAGCTCACCGACTGGCAGGGACGGAAGGCATCGGCGGCAACCGGCCCCTTCGTCATCGACACCACGCCTCCACGCCTGAGCTACAAGGTCGACCCGGAGTCGGCCAAGAAGGGCGTGCTCGCACTGAAGGTGGCGACAGAGCGGAACGCCCACGTCGAGCTCAGCGGAACTCTCGGCGGGAGCCGGCTACGCCTGAACCTCAGGCCGGACGCCGCGGGTGTCGCGAAGGTCAACCGGAGCAGTGAAGCCGGTGAGTACAAGCTGACGCTGTTCGCGGTCGATGCCGCAGGAAACTCCACGACCACACCAGTGCCGGTCAGCATCGAAGCCCCGCTCACGCTGGGCGGGATCCTGGCACTACTGGTGCTGATGGCACTGGTGCTCCTCGGGATCGTGCTGCTCTGGTCGCGCCGGGCCAGGTGGGCAGCGTGGCGCGAGAAGCGTCGGCAGGCGGCGGCTCAACGTGCCCAGCGGAGAGTGGAAGAGGCCACCCGCGAGGCCTACCGCAGAGCGCTTTCGGACTACGAAGCCGCGCGTCACTCCTACGTGGCCGAGGAGAACGCCTGGGTGCAGCGCAGAAGGCAGCTGAGCAGCCTCCTCGAGACTGCGAAGTACGAGAACGGGTCGCCCTCCAACCATGCGGTGGACAAGCTGCGCAGCGGAGAACGCGTGCTGCTGACCACCACCGTCGCCATGCTCGAGGAGCGCCGGAAGCAGGGCAGCAAGTACCTCGCGGAGACGGGCTCGGGGCGCGTGGTCGTGACGGATCGACGGGTGGTGTTCGAGGGCCAGAAGAAGCGTGAATGGGCGTTCGACAAACTCGAATACACCCACTCCGCGGGACCGAACGCCCTCCTCATGAAGGTCGCCAACCGACAGGCCCTGTCGGGGATCCGGTTCGTGTCCGACGTAGAACGCAACAGGCTTCTCCTGGAGATCGCCGTCGCCGACTTCTCCGGCCGACGTCATGAGGTGATTCGCCGCGTGGAAGGCGAGCTTGCGGCACACGACAGAACGCGTCCGCAGGAGCCGATCCGGCCCGAACCTCCCCTGACCCCCGGTCTGGAGGAGCCGAGGAACGACCGCTACTCCGAGGCCCAGGCCTTGAGGTAA
- a CDS encoding GxGYxYP domain-containing protein: MVSRRRFLTLSGGLAGAAAFTPWVGTATAGAAPISAQSASAALTAPIALTAADAAKNPGLAWPAGQVLPTFPQPEHLDVADVRKLSGDDQALLNTLQGIVNRVRPRVYFLVDDSSDAAWLATLGLPTTKHDDPMSLVAAYRSEISGAVVYDRDAPDSVNVATTLAGLKNAVIASPEQVEKYDLTIVEDLRGRFTDDPLATYRWQLEHLWPQCTHRLLTGVPPTRTAAVPGVKWTELARETNPVRDNSNRKVYELDLSPVLGGEGVYLRFQDAFGNDGWGPSVQHVTILADGKQIADFDTATDAETPYIFDADGSAVADGHRFCDGGSYWIYRFAPPAGTTTLTAKVDMWNQYLVTATDQAPTRVEVFPNLRDYIVGTKAMVAWLPPDGATGDLLGEIFGKVEPTTPYLGWFNGAVAGEHGGVGIASEHGIEVLAADFYQNGTVFSGARATIRPTPPRRNTPRLRKKIYVSFTVGEGDNIQYCQHRMRDIWDNGDRGTVPTNWTIDPLLADVGPAIYAYYQRTATGNDLLIAGPSGAGYTYPSLWPADKLDYFTKMTGRYMRATGLNVISLFNLVDGPPAPPDERVGASYHEYTPALGLILGWEHGNQITTPGGIPVVGDFARFADVADYHQGLYDHVADWDGDKPRFVAAAIQAWNWTPTQIVSLANSLDDRFEIVRGDAFFDLLRRTLD; encoded by the coding sequence ATGGTGTCTCGTCGTCGCTTCCTCACGCTGTCCGGTGGCCTCGCCGGTGCCGCCGCCTTCACCCCGTGGGTGGGTACGGCCACCGCCGGCGCCGCGCCGATCAGCGCCCAGTCCGCGTCGGCCGCGCTGACAGCGCCGATCGCGCTGACAGCCGCGGATGCGGCGAAGAACCCCGGTCTCGCCTGGCCCGCCGGTCAGGTGCTGCCGACGTTCCCGCAGCCGGAGCACCTCGACGTCGCCGACGTCCGGAAGCTGTCCGGCGACGACCAGGCGCTCCTCAACACGCTGCAGGGCATCGTCAATCGCGTACGACCCCGGGTGTACTTCCTCGTCGACGACAGCAGCGACGCGGCCTGGCTCGCAACCCTCGGCCTGCCGACGACGAAACACGACGACCCGATGAGCCTGGTCGCGGCCTATCGCTCGGAGATAAGCGGCGCCGTCGTCTACGACCGCGACGCCCCGGACTCCGTCAACGTCGCCACCACCCTGGCCGGGCTGAAGAACGCCGTCATCGCGAGCCCCGAACAGGTGGAGAAGTACGACCTGACGATCGTGGAGGACCTGCGCGGCCGGTTCACCGACGACCCGCTGGCGACCTACCGCTGGCAGCTGGAGCACCTGTGGCCTCAGTGCACCCACCGGCTGCTCACCGGCGTACCCCCGACCCGGACGGCCGCGGTGCCGGGCGTGAAGTGGACCGAACTCGCCCGCGAGACGAACCCCGTGCGCGACAACTCCAACCGCAAGGTCTACGAACTCGACCTCTCACCGGTGCTCGGCGGTGAGGGCGTCTACCTGCGCTTCCAGGACGCGTTCGGCAACGACGGCTGGGGGCCGTCGGTCCAGCACGTGACGATCCTCGCCGACGGCAAGCAGATCGCCGACTTCGACACCGCGACGGACGCGGAGACGCCATACATCTTCGACGCGGACGGGTCCGCGGTCGCCGACGGGCACCGCTTCTGCGACGGTGGCTCGTACTGGATCTACCGCTTCGCGCCGCCCGCCGGCACGACCACGCTGACCGCCAAGGTCGACATGTGGAACCAGTACCTCGTCACAGCCACCGACCAGGCGCCGACGCGCGTCGAGGTGTTCCCGAACCTGCGCGACTACATCGTCGGTACGAAGGCGATGGTGGCCTGGCTGCCACCCGATGGCGCCACCGGTGATCTGCTGGGCGAGATCTTCGGCAAGGTGGAGCCGACCACGCCGTACCTCGGCTGGTTCAACGGCGCGGTGGCCGGCGAGCACGGCGGGGTCGGGATCGCCTCCGAGCACGGCATCGAGGTGCTCGCCGCCGACTTCTACCAGAACGGCACGGTGTTCTCCGGTGCCCGCGCGACGATCCGCCCCACCCCGCCGCGGCGCAACACCCCGCGGCTGAGGAAGAAGATCTACGTGTCGTTCACCGTCGGCGAGGGCGACAACATCCAGTACTGCCAGCACCGGATGCGCGACATCTGGGACAACGGCGACCGTGGAACCGTTCCCACGAACTGGACGATCGACCCGCTGCTGGCCGACGTCGGCCCGGCGATCTACGCGTACTACCAGCGCACGGCGACCGGCAACGACCTGCTGATCGCCGGCCCGTCCGGCGCGGGCTACACCTACCCGTCGCTGTGGCCGGCGGACAAGCTGGACTACTTCACGAAGATGACCGGCCGGTACATGCGCGCCACCGGGCTGAACGTCATATCCCTGTTCAACCTCGTCGACGGTCCACCGGCTCCGCCCGACGAGCGAGTGGGTGCGTCCTACCACGAATACACCCCGGCGCTCGGTCTCATCCTGGGCTGGGAACACGGCAACCAGATCACCACGCCCGGCGGGATTCCGGTGGTCGGCGACTTCGCGCGGTTCGCCGACGTCGCCGACTATCACCAGGGGCTCTACGACCACGTGGCCGACTGGGACGGTGACAAGCCCCGCTTCGTGGCAGCGGCCATCCAGGCCTGGAACTGGACGCCAACGCAGATCGTGAGCCTCGCGAACTCCCTCGACGACCGCTTCGAGATCGTCCGCGGCGACGCGTTCTTCGACCTGCTGCGGCGAACCCTCGACTGA